One Aegilops tauschii subsp. strangulata cultivar AL8/78 chromosome 2, Aet v6.0, whole genome shotgun sequence genomic window, CAACTGGCATCATCAGTGGCTGCTTTGGTGGAGCAAGATGTGATAATTAGCATCATTAGAGGGTAAAACTTTGCCAGGGATCTTGCTTACAAGAGAGGCTTTATCCGGCCCTGCCATTGGACGACGAAAGTTGTGTGTGTGCGTGCTTGATCCTTCAAGGCAAAggtggggagggggaggagaCGTTGTTTCATGCAACGGGAACCGATGAATAAACAAGCTGAATGTGTAGCGTGCTCAGCCATCATCACACCCCGCAATGCTCGATTAACTAGGCCTAATTACGGGCTGCCAGGGCTAATGGAGGCACAAGGAATTTTCCTCCgtatgggtgtgtgtgtgtggcctGAGCGGTGGCTTTTCTGCCTTTGGTAGGAGTGGATTCCCCTTCCTCGGCCAGGCTTAATTTGAGCATGCGAATATGATGGTGTTTGGTTGGCTCCTAGGACAAAAATATATACCTGATCTGCCTACCTGCATGAAGGAAAATAAATAATCGAGACCAGGCATTTTTTGTTTCTCTCTTTTGAGCGTCCATGATACAACAAGGGCGTGAACCCAAGCTGAAAGCCCCAAAAAACTCCTTTTGTTATTCAATGAGCTTCTCTCCTTTGGTGTGGCCCAGCCGGCACTCTTGGGAGTACTGTATTACCTTACTCATCATTAGTGTCACTCTCTCACTCACTGCTCCACGGGCGCCACTCCTACTGTTCACCTCGGCCAAAAATATAATGCAGCTGCCCAAGCTGTAGCACTGTAAAGGCATCATCGTCTCCTCTTCCACCACCAGCtctctcccctcctcctcctccccttttaGCAGCCCCCTTCTCCCCCACACGGCCGGCCGGAGCCCCTCTTGCGGCAATCCTAAATTAATACTCTCCTCTGCCTCACCGGATTCTGATCTAGTCCCGAGTTCAGACAATGTCGTCcctcggcagcggcggcggcgggggcggcgggggaggGGCCCTGGCGTGACAGGGGTCCATGTACGGCCTCACGCTCAACGAGGTGGAGAGCCACCTGGGCGAGCCGCTGCGGAGCATGAACCTGGAGGACCTCCTGCGCACGGtgctccccgccgccgcgcgGCGCCGGGACGGGAAAGAAGACGGCGGACGAGGTGTGGCGCGACATCGAGAGCGCCGGCCGGTGGGCGAGATGACGCTGGAGGACTTCCTCTCGCGCGCCGGTGTGCCCGTCGCCGGGGGCTGCGCTGGCGCGCATTGGCTGCACCAGTACCACCCGTCGGGGGCTGCGCCGGTGCGCATTGGCCCCTCAGGCGTCGGCGCCGGCCCAGTGCTGGACGCCGTGTACGAGGGCGGCGCTGGTGTATTACTATTGCTGTAAAGTTTAGCTACGTATCATCAGGGTTTTGGTTACCGCTCTAAATTTCAAGATTTACCACAGTTACCGCGTATTTATAGGCTCCGCGTATTTTGAATTTAAACGCTCAATGTGGAGACACCGGATTCCATCGTGTGGCCTTGGGAGCAAAATGGATCCTACTCAATTAGATCTGCGTACGCCGCAAAGTTCATTGGACGAGAAGTGGCAACATACGCGGAGTTGGTTTGGAAGCACAAGGCGTCACTACAATGTTGTTTTTTCGCGCTAGCCATGCGGAACCGTTGCTGGACAAGGAAACCTATAAGTTGTCTATCTTTCTGGACATCCTTCATCGTGTCTTTCGAGAGACCCTCTTCCCTCGCATCGGGAATCTGGATATGGTCCACTACTATCTCGTGgatatgcttctcttctgccagcatgagaaggaagcaaacactggcgagtccctggacatttctcatgttatgtggtctgaacttcttactgccatttctgagcgcaagtgcccgatctatggtccgttcatcatgctgctcattgagaaggcctgggcACGTGTC contains:
- the LOC109769483 gene encoding ABSCISIC ACID-INSENSITIVE 5-like protein 3; its protein translation is MYGLTLNEVESHLGEPLRSMNLEDLLRTVLPAAARRRDGKEDGGRGVARHRERRPVGEMTLEDFLSRAGVPVAGGCAGAHWLHQYHPSGAAPVRIGPSGVGAGPVLDAVYEGGAGVLLLL